TATCAGCACCAGCTCCATTTAGTTCTAGCAGTACTGCTCTGCTGTTTCTGTAGTGAGTAGTTTCTCTTTCCCACTTGCTTGCCCCCAGGTGAgttggcctttcttttctttctttctttttttttttttttttaaccgcaCAGATGAGTCTTCTCATCTGCTCTTGTGATTTTGAAGTCTCCTGGTTGTATGACTTTGGCATTCTCTGAAGAGTTACCCACATTACTTAGAAGCTTCTGGGATGCAACAGCCCCTATGGAATCCCAGTGCTGGGAGCCTGTTTCCTGGGCCCCGTTACCTTGGGCTGGTGCTGAAGGTGCAGAGCCTGCTGTCAGGGGTACCTGTCCCCTACCCCAGGCCACCACTGCAGAGGGGCCTGTTGGAGAATCACCTGTATCCATGAAAAACCACTCAGCAAAAAGATGCCGATGATGTGGACAGACGTTCCAGCAGGGTCAGAACATACAGCGTCCACCTGAAAACACTGCAAGGCAGCCACGGAGGAGAAAGTCTCTGGAGCTGTGTCCTCAGAAGCCGTTTTCCCCTCGCGCCCTGCTTCCCTTGTCTGTCAGCCATCTGTGTCCTCACGTTCTGAAACCCTAATGAAAAACCTGTAACCATCAAAGGATCTCTCACAGGGGTTGCCTTGCCTCTGCCACTCCCAGTCACCAATCTGGGCCTCTCTTGGGGCTAGGGGACGAGGCTGCCTGGAAAGTTCAGGTGACTCAATGGCATCCTGGTTAGCCAGTAAGGGATTGGCCCTGAGCCTATCTGTCCTGGATGCCACTGGCAGAGCAGGCTGAGCAGAGAGGCTGGAAGAGACCAGAGCACTGAGATTTTCCAGGGGACAGAAGAACACGCTCAGCTCTGGATGGGGACCTCCTGTTGGGATTCCCATTCCCTGTCTCCCCAGGACAGACCAAGGAAGCAGCCTGTGCTTCCCCAGAGCAGGCACTAGTCCCTGGCATCGCCACATCCAGCCACCTGTGTGGCTTTGATTGTGGCTCCTGACCCTCCTGGTCCTTATGCAGTAGAAAGAAGACAGAATGGATAATTTGCAAGTGCCCTTGCCTGACAGCATTCGCGATACTCAGATACAATTTGGGACCTTTGTCCCAGGTAGTGGCCTACCTGTGTGCTCTGTCCTCTGTGGTCACCATGGAAGGCTGAGCGTGGATGTGAAACACATTCTTTTTGCTTTCAGTCGAGACATTCCCCTGCCCTTCTCTTCCCAGCAAGTGTTGCACAGCCTGTAGTGTAAGGACTTGGAATATTCAGCTGCTTGTCCTGAGCTCAGAGCTTGCCTGGCCTGTCAACAGCGgcagaagggaagggggaaggttTGCAGAGCGCTCCTAATCCCGAGTGAGCAGAAAGAATGTGGCTTGATTTCTTTCCAGGCATTCCAGCTTTTTTGCTGGGCTTAGTTAAAAATGACAGAATGGGAACTGCTTTAAGAGTGATTTTCTGATGTCTCCATAAATAACGAGACTAGTTTGTTTGTGGGTTTTGAGGACTATCTTGCTACTCTAGTTTGGCATTTTAACCGGATCTTACTCGGAAACAGTATTTCTAATACCTTTCCCCACAACTAAACTCTGCTGGATAAAAGTGAATTCacgtttttaaaaaacatggcaTTTTTCACCCCATTGCTTGGTGAGCCTACTTCAGTGAATGTGATAATCTTCTTactgaatatttattatgtgtGCAGAAGAGGGGTGGGGCAGTGAGGAGGCAGGAAAATACCTTCTGAGGGAAATATACTTTCCCGGTCAATGCTCTGTATGCCCAGGAGCGAAACCATCAATTGAGAGACTCTTCCCAACCATCACCTTGCACTTGGCAAGTTCATCAGGTACCCTTCCATAGCAGAAGTAAAAGACCCCCGCTACACCTTTTTTCTGGCTGGGTTCCTCAATGCCACAGGAGGCCCCAGGGGGGTCTGGCTAGCAGGCTGAGGCTCTCTTGTACACAGCCTCACCCGCATACCTGGGCATTCAGCAAAGACCAAACACCTTAAAGCAGAGGGCAGCATGGAAGCTCTGTTGTTCATTATCTGAACTTTAGTAAATGGAAATATTGTCCATGATTGGAGAGGAGCCTCTTCCTTGAAGGAGCCACCTACcctctaagccaggcgtccccaaactttttacacagggggccagttcactgtccctcagaccgttggagggccgccacatactgtgctcctctcattgaccaccaatgaaagaggtgccccttcctgaagtgtggcgggggggccggataaatggcctcagggggccgcatgccgcCCGCaggcccgtagtttggggatgcctgctctaagctGTATATTTCACAAGATTACATTTTTATGCCTGGTTTCATCAGTTTCCCTTAGAGAACACCTGTAAATAGACCATCACTGAGGGCCAGGCAAATCCCATCGTGTATTTAATCTGCTCTCTGTTTACCGATTGCTCACCTGGACTCCAATACATATAACAACATCATTTCTCAGGACCTTGTGTATTTTCCCATTAGGTTCTGTTTACTCTAATTGCTGGGACCTCACTTCAGTGGTtggctggaggcagggaactTTTTTttggcagtgagccaagggtTCCTTCTCATCTGGCTTCTGAGGTCTTTCTCCAGGAACCTTACCAAGACCCTCCCAGCTGTCCCAACCCCTTCAAAGACCGGTTTACACTTGTTTCCTTCTGCACAAAGCCCACGCCAGCTAAAATCAAGTCAGGTGGGCAGTTTAGCGAGCTCCTTTGCTGGTGTGACATAGCCCTGAAGATTTCTAAAAGCAGCTCCATGCTCTAGAACACATGTCTAAGCTTCAACCCTGTGCATGCAGAATGCACTGCCCTGCTATAGACAGAGGTTGAACGGTCTGACTTTGCATTGCAGACACTGGATTTAATTACCTTTTATCCGTTTCCTCCTGCAGGACTCTTCAGTGCCTGCTGGTGCTATTTTTTAGGATATAAACACCTTATATAGAGCATGTCTGTAAATCTTGCTTGGCACAATGCCAAAAACACGCTACATGCAGGCAGATAAGTATTTTGATGGCACCTGAAACAGCTTAAATTTTTGTATAGCCTGTGGCCCTTCTGAAAAGCATAATAGGCTGTAattttctcagttaaaaaaaaatcacactcgTATAGTGTTACCTTTCCTGTAAGGCATGGGTGGCTTCTTCCCATTTACAAGTAAAGACAGGCAGACCCATTTTCTGCCCTGTAGCTTCGTGCTCCTTTTAAAGATGGTGTTTGGATTGAGAGTGGCATCTAGGTGCTGGTGTTGAGACTGTGGgagaaatcatttatttctaGTGTCTTACAAGTATTTTTGTTTCAAGAAGAACCTGGTttgcttttgatttcattgaCTTTCACTTTTCCCCCCTGCCCCTTGCCAAGATATAAAGTAAGCAAAGACAGGCACTGAATAAATAGAAGGTCACGATTCAAAGCTACTTTTATAAAAGCTGGTGACTTTGCTGGCGGCAGAGTCTAGGAAGCCTGAGAAATCCTCTTTTGGAATGAGTTGGTGCATAGAGTACCTTCTGCCATGCCATCTCCTGACTTCTCCTTAAGGAAATAGACACAGCCTGGTAGCCTGGCAATGCCATCCCTCCAGcctctcccacctccttccccCACCTTTAAAGTGAGTACTCATTTTCTCTAAACATATATATGCCTCAGATAAGCCAACATGGATAAAATTGAGTAAATCATCTCTGggtttgctttcattttcctcAAGTTAAAGAGGACACTAGTTCTCCACTACTCCCCTACATTAAACAGTGGTTGGATTTCATTAATAATGATGTAGTGTTTTAATATTGCATGTGAGcaggtcagcctcccaaattcttCTTAACAGcaccaaacagacaaaaaagcgTTCTTCACCTCTTAGGAGAATTGAGTGACATTCAATGTCATCAGTGCAGGAGACAATTCCAACCCAATTTAAATGATAGGAGGTAGGTGAGTGCTGCAGCAGGAAGCTCATACCTGTGTGGTATTAAGCCTCTGTCCACGGATACAGAAAACATGGATTTCTTGGAAAGATGTTGAGCTATAATTTTATGATAAAGGTATTGCTTAACCCATTTTCCAGGGGGCAAAGTTGTGGTTAAAAGAGACCTGTGCCTGAAGCTTGGCAAAGAATGAATTCCTGGAattgcctctctctcttctccatccCATTCTCTgtcccacccacccaccgaccCACCTACAAACCTCACATTTCCCAGGGATGCCTGAACTTGAACTACAGTTGCCTGTTCCTTGGATTATTTTACAAATCAGGAAGTCAcgtttaagttttgtttttaagcaagcTCAAATGTTGGTTATGCTACTTGTGcggaaagggagaggaaaggtGAATCTCGAGTTCTAAGTTGCCTTTCCCACGTGGAATCCCAGTCATTTACCTACCTACCTTCACCCCGAGGTTCTAAATCCACTAGGGTACAATAACCTTTTTATTACCAAACAAATCAGAcgaaaaatgtaaaacatcaggctttaaatgttttattgattCTGTACAGCGCCAGGAAACAAGGTTAGAAGTAAAATAAAGTGCCAGTTAAATTCAGCTGCTACCAACAACCAAAACTTTAAACAGAGAAAATCAGAGCAAACTGTGGAAAGGTCATAGCATAACTTTGGGTAAAGGAATTTGTTAACGTCTGTAACAAACCGAAACCGACCACGTATGTAGCTCTTCAACTGCAAGACGGCCAGAAGGGAGACCTGCGGGGCGCGCTGGTCAAGGGCCCGGCCCGCTAAGGAACCGCGGAAAGCGCCTTCCCGCCGTGGCCACCGCAGCTGGGATCAGCCGAGCCGCGGGCGTTTCGGGGTTCGCGGTCCTCCTGCGCGTCTTTTAATGAGAACGTTAATTAGCGGTCTTGACAGGACGGCGACTGTGAAACGCCTGGTTACCTATTTTAGTAATTCAGGAACACTGCGTGCAAGGCGGTTTGGTTTTCGTTTTTAAGCAAGCTCAAATGTTGGTTACGCTACTTTTGGGGAGAGGGAGACGAAAGGTGAATTCTAAGTTGCCTTTCTAAGAAGCCCCCAGGATTTAAGAGCGAATACTCTCTGCTACAAAATACCTGTTGCGCGAGTCTCAGATACAGCTCTCCAAACAGCCGGTTTACAAAAGCGGACCCCCGTCCCAGCTTGTCCTTGCCCCCACCCGCCGCCGAGGGTTTGTCCGTCGGCCACGTCCCAGACCGTCCGCGTCGCCTAACTGGTCTTTCTCTGCGTCTTGAGGTCCGGCGGCCTCTTTTGATAGGACCTGGCCGGTGAGAACTAGGGCGCCTGTGGCCTCTGGCGGGGGAGAAGGAAAAGAACCACCCCTCCGCCCCCGCCGCCGCTAGAGCGCAGCCCTTCTGCCTGGGAGCCAGGGTGCTCAGGTCCGGGGAGGTCGCGCTCGGGGGTGGCTTCTCGCCGCACCCGGGCCGCGCCAACCACCGCACGGCGCCCTAAATTCTACATGGGCCCCGCGAAGCGCGAAACTCCAGGCACTCGGAGAGAGTTGTGCTAGGTGAGAGTGAACGCTTTCTGCCCAAAGCCGCTAGAACCGACCCAGAACCCCAAACAGCCCCGACGCGCCAAAGAACATCCGCTCCGGTCACTTTAGCTTCccaggggtgggggcggggaagtGGGTGCCTGACAGTCCCTTCCTCTGGACTAGAAGGTTCGAAATGCTCTCCTTGCTCGGCCTCGCTCTCCCCGACGCAGGGCGCAGGGGCGCGGAGAAGCTGAGCGGCGGGAGGCCGGGCCGAGGTCACGCCCCAGGCCCGGGCAGGCCCTCACTTGGAGAACTGCGCCTGCACGGCGGCCAGGCCCAGGCTGGCCGGGACCAGGTGCGGAAACTTGCAGACGGCGCAGGTGCAGAGGCCCGGgccgcccgcgccgccgccggGGAGCGCGAACTGGCCGCACGGCGGTTCGTCCAGCGCCAGCGACAGGTACTTGGCGGGGCGCAGCGCGTCGGGGGGTCCTACAGCGCCGGGCGCCAGCAGCACGGAGCCGGGAGCTGCGGCGAGCAGGGGCAGCCCGGCCAGCAGCAGGCGCGGCGCGGCGGGCCCGGCGCCCTCGCCCAGCGCGCGGCGCAGCTCCTGCAGCGAGCTGCCCAGCAGCAGGATGTAGTTGCGGGCGAGCAGCAGCGTGGCGATCTTGGAGAGCTTGCGGCCGGGCGCGCCCTGGCAGTGCGCCGCGGAGTAGGGCAAGATGACCTCGCGCAGCGCGTCCATGGCCAGGTTCAGGTCCTGCATGCGCTTCCGCTCGCGGCTGTTGATCTTGCGCCgcaactgctgctgctgctcctccttgGCGTCCGGCCGGGCGCTGCCGCCCGCGTGCGCGCCGGACCCGGGCCCGGTGCCTGAAGGTTCGGCCGGCACCTCCGGCTTCTCGCGCGCAGCCTTGGGGAGGAGGGGGGCCGtcgtggaggaggaggaagaggaggaggaggaggaggaggaggaggagggcggcTGCCTGTAGCCCACCAGTT
The Saimiri boliviensis isolate mSaiBol1 chromosome 18, mSaiBol1.pri, whole genome shotgun sequence genome window above contains:
- the OLIG1 gene encoding oligodendrocyte transcription factor 1 gives rise to the protein MYYAVSQARVNAAPGTMLRPQRPGDLQLGASLYELVGYRQPPSSSSSSSSSSSSSSTTAPLLPKAAREKPEVPAEPSGTGPGSGAHAGGSARPDAKEEQQQQLRRKINSRERKRMQDLNLAMDALREVILPYSAAHCQGAPGRKLSKIATLLLARNYILLLGSSLQELRRALGEGAGPAAPRLLLAGLPLLAAAPGSVLLAPGAVGPPDALRPAKYLSLALDEPPCGQFALPGGGAGGPGLCTCAVCKFPHLVPASLGLAAVQAQFSK